The following proteins come from a genomic window of Nautilia profundicola AmH:
- a CDS encoding (Fe-S)-binding protein yields the protein MKIALHVPCYINELFPHVAKATALLLRNLGYKLSILKNQTCCGQPFINSGFETTLPNIYDEIFGEFDCIVSPSSSCVSTIKSQKIKISDKTYELTDFLYSKGHLNLAKNRKPVILHNSCHSMRHLDVATPSELNIPYKNKVKEVLGCEVLEAARDECCGFGGVYSVKEGEMSYIIGKEKLNDLLSSWKYDFAPVITGVDMSCLMHLKGIAEKEGINAEFKHISEILLESLDETL from the coding sequence ATGAAAATAGCCCTCCACGTTCCGTGTTACATAAATGAACTCTTCCCTCATGTGGCAAAAGCAACTGCGCTTCTTTTAAGAAATCTCGGCTACAAACTCAGCATTCTCAAAAACCAGACATGCTGCGGACAGCCTTTTATAAACAGCGGGTTTGAAACTACACTTCCTAATATATACGACGAAATATTCGGAGAATTCGACTGTATAGTTTCACCTTCAAGCAGCTGTGTAAGCACCATAAAATCACAAAAAATCAAAATTAGTGATAAAACATACGAACTTACAGACTTTTTATATTCCAAAGGCCATCTAAACCTTGCAAAAAACCGTAAACCGGTAATACTTCACAACTCATGCCATTCAATGAGACACCTGGATGTGGCGACTCCGAGTGAACTTAACATACCTTACAAAAACAAAGTAAAAGAAGTACTCGGATGTGAAGTTTTAGAAGCCGCAAGGGATGAATGCTGCGGATTCGGAGGAGTTTACAGCGTAAAAGAAGGAGAAATGAGCTATATTATCGGAAAAGAAAAACTAAATGATCTCCTTAGCAGCTGGAAGTACGACTTTGCGCCTGTAATTACGGGGGTAGATATGAGCTGTCTTATGCACTTAAAAGGCATAGCCGAAAAAGAAGGAATTAATGCCGAGTTTAAACATATAAGCGAAATTCTTCTGGAGAGTTTGGATGAAACATTATGA
- a CDS encoding lactate utilization protein B, with amino-acid sequence MKHYELAVKFYKQKGPRHDKSLWAIRQKRDKAIKEVKEWEELRNKASGIKDYVIENLHSLVDEFIKNAENAGIEVVFAKNAKEHNETVLRYLKEINAKKVVKSKSMLTEECGLNVYLHDNGIEVIDTDLGERIVQLRGEKPSHIVLPAIHTTKEDVAEILNETNTDPTYLTHKMRALLRKEFLSADAGLSGANFLVADKGWAVVCTNEGNADLGAVLPPLHIISVGIEKIVPNMKDLGVFLRMLARNATGQKITTYTSIFGKKDNGKRVIILVDNGRFERLKSQFKETLKCIRCSACLTTCPVFRRSGGHSYRYVIPGPIGSLLAPLTDKEEYSDLPFACTLCGSCETVCPVKIPFTKQLVNMRHYVKSMDNEQWSMENAGMKLAEKAMHSPKMFKLFSTILRLTPKPLLESVAKEWSRYKALPAIPKERFIK; translated from the coding sequence ATGAAACATTATGAGTTAGCGGTAAAGTTTTACAAACAAAAAGGTCCCCGCCACGATAAAAGCCTCTGGGCTATCAGACAAAAAAGAGACAAAGCAATAAAGGAAGTCAAAGAGTGGGAAGAGCTTAGAAACAAAGCCTCCGGGATTAAAGATTATGTAATTGAAAACCTGCACTCTCTTGTGGATGAGTTTATAAAAAACGCCGAAAACGCAGGAATTGAGGTTGTTTTTGCCAAAAATGCAAAAGAGCACAATGAAACGGTACTTAGATACCTAAAAGAAATAAACGCAAAAAAAGTGGTCAAATCAAAATCGATGCTTACAGAAGAGTGCGGACTTAATGTTTATCTGCATGATAACGGGATTGAAGTAATCGACACCGATCTTGGCGAAAGGATTGTACAGCTAAGGGGTGAAAAACCTTCTCACATCGTCCTTCCGGCAATTCACACCACAAAAGAGGACGTTGCCGAAATTTTAAACGAAACAAACACAGACCCGACATATCTGACGCATAAAATGAGAGCACTTTTAAGAAAGGAGTTCCTATCAGCTGACGCAGGACTTAGCGGCGCGAATTTCCTTGTGGCGGACAAAGGCTGGGCGGTTGTATGTACCAATGAAGGAAACGCAGACCTCGGAGCCGTTTTACCTCCATTACATATAATAAGTGTGGGGATTGAAAAGATAGTTCCTAATATGAAAGATTTGGGAGTGTTTTTAAGAATGCTCGCCCGAAACGCCACTGGGCAGAAAATCACAACCTATACATCCATTTTCGGCAAAAAAGATAACGGAAAAAGAGTAATAATTTTAGTCGATAACGGAAGGTTTGAGAGGTTAAAAAGCCAATTTAAAGAAACCCTCAAATGCATAAGATGCTCGGCTTGTCTTACCACATGCCCGGTCTTCAGACGCTCTGGCGGACACTCATACAGATACGTAATCCCAGGACCTATCGGAAGTCTTTTGGCACCTTTAACAGATAAAGAGGAATATTCAGACCTGCCGTTTGCGTGTACGCTCTGCGGAAGCTGTGAGACGGTGTGTCCGGTTAAAATCCCTTTTACCAAGCAGCTTGTAAATATGAGACACTACGTAAAATCAATGGACAATGAACAATGGTCAATGGAAAATGCAGGTATGAAATTAGCTGAAAAAGCAATGCATTCGCCTAAAATGTTTAAACTTTTCAGCACCATCTTACGTCTTACTCCAAAGCCTCTGCTTGAGAGCGTGGCAAAAGAATGGAGCAGATACAAGGCCCTTCCGGCAATACCTAAAGAAAGATTTATAAAATAA
- a CDS encoding LUD domain-containing protein, translated as MKELTDKFIKNLKLAGGEILNEIPEGWYVTEAKFGVAENGAVWVEDYQKDLFLSENVAVKMPKKVVPTMHEAVEMIENPGVFISGPSKTADVESFLVFGAHGPMKFAIIFE; from the coding sequence ATGAAGGAGTTAACAGATAAATTTATAAAAAACCTGAAACTTGCGGGAGGGGAAATTCTGAACGAAATACCTGAAGGCTGGTATGTAACCGAAGCGAAGTTCGGTGTGGCTGAAAACGGAGCTGTTTGGGTGGAAGATTATCAAAAAGATCTTTTCCTAAGCGAAAACGTAGCGGTAAAAATGCCAAAAAAAGTAGTGCCTACAATGCACGAAGCGGTTGAAATGATTGAAAACCCTGGAGTTTTCATCTCAGGCCCTTCAAAAACGGCGGATGTTGAAAGTTTCCTGGTATTCGGTGCTCACGGACCTATGAAGTTTGCAATAATTTTCGAATAA
- a CDS encoding NifU family protein, giving the protein MNFEEMNLKEKIEAIEKVIAKDILPMLAFDGGMAEVLDVRESNGETHVFIRYGGACASCSSAGGATLFAIEETLRRNLNTDKIRVFPI; this is encoded by the coding sequence ATGAACTTTGAAGAAATGAATTTAAAAGAAAAAATAGAAGCGATTGAAAAAGTAATTGCAAAAGACATCCTACCTATGCTTGCATTTGACGGAGGTATGGCTGAAGTCTTGGATGTAAGAGAAAGTAACGGTGAAACTCACGTATTTATCAGATACGGAGGCGCTTGTGCCAGCTGCAGCAGTGCAGGAGGAGCTACTCTTTTTGCAATTGAAGAGACACTGAGAAGAAATTTAAATACCGATAAAATCAGGGTATTCCCTATTTAA
- a CDS encoding NAD(P)/FAD-dependent oxidoreductase, with the protein MKIVIIGGGPAGSTAARKLAPFYHVTLIQDKLDFDKPCGGGIKTKAFKEFDIPNKLIKHSLDHVIMKYKNTTVKVDLNGKNLSIVKRDEFDKKLRDLAQQAGAKIIYGRFKTVKNNKAIIKTDNSILNLDYDILIAADGVNSTVRKALNLPKIPATITHYARIDQYKVQTCEFFFDFDIGGEYYAWAFPHENLTHIGTVSRGNFENLCRYLNVKAKPKGYKIPTWQENIIIQKNNVYFVGDAAGQVMPLSFEGIYYAIKSADLLANCILENKNYPNEWNKRFFKEFSLMKKLEALNKTFIRGFVVKAHKLKLIQKFSVKMWLGE; encoded by the coding sequence GTGAAGATCGTAATTATAGGTGGCGGTCCTGCCGGCTCTACTGCCGCAAGAAAATTGGCCCCTTTTTACCATGTAACACTGATACAAGACAAACTTGATTTTGACAAACCTTGCGGCGGAGGAATAAAAACAAAAGCTTTTAAAGAGTTTGATATTCCCAATAAATTAATAAAACATTCTTTAGACCACGTTATAATGAAATACAAAAATACAACCGTAAAGGTGGATTTAAACGGTAAAAACCTCTCTATCGTCAAAAGAGATGAATTTGACAAAAAACTTAGAGACTTGGCTCAACAAGCCGGTGCTAAAATCATATACGGAAGATTTAAAACCGTAAAAAACAACAAAGCAATTATTAAAACCGACAACAGTATATTAAATCTTGATTACGATATACTAATTGCGGCTGACGGTGTGAATTCAACCGTCAGAAAAGCTTTAAACCTTCCTAAAATCCCTGCAACAATAACCCATTATGCAAGAATAGATCAGTATAAAGTTCAAACGTGCGAGTTTTTTTTTGATTTCGATATCGGAGGAGAATATTACGCATGGGCATTTCCACATGAAAATTTAACACACATAGGAACTGTCAGCAGGGGAAATTTTGAGAATTTATGCAGATATTTAAATGTGAAAGCCAAACCGAAAGGGTATAAAATACCGACCTGGCAGGAAAATATTATTATTCAAAAAAACAATGTCTATTTTGTAGGAGACGCTGCGGGACAGGTAATGCCTCTCAGTTTTGAAGGTATATATTACGCTATAAAATCCGCCGATCTTTTGGCTAATTGTATCTTAGAAAACAAAAACTATCCAAATGAGTGGAATAAAAGATTTTTTAAAGAATTTTCCCTTATGAAAAAACTCGAAGCTCTAAATAAAACGTTTATAAGAGGCTTTGTAGTTAAAGCTCACAAACTGAAACTAATACAAAAATTCAGCGTTAAAATGTGGCTGGGAGAATAA
- a CDS encoding PLP-dependent cysteine synthase family protein, with product MFNTPIYQLKNISVKLEYKNPAGSIKDRPALFMIRDAINKGYKEIVEATSGNTGIALAFYAKKFGIKATIFMPESYSIERQKLLKLYGANLILTKGSIADSINEAKEYAQKHKALYTNQFSNPLNAKSQEITAFEILNQVQKIDCFVAGVGSGGTITGIARILKPLGVKIIAVESENSPVIYNRLNNKNLPVKPHKIQGIGAGFVTDITDLDLIDDVILVNDDEAVEFTKQLPSLGVTGGISTAANILASQKLNGNIVTIAPDGIEKYISIL from the coding sequence ATGTTCAATACACCGATATATCAGTTAAAAAACATATCCGTAAAACTCGAATATAAAAATCCGGCGGGAAGTATAAAAGACAGACCGGCACTTTTTATGATACGCGATGCGATTAATAAAGGTTATAAAGAAATTGTAGAAGCAACAAGCGGAAATACCGGAATCGCATTAGCGTTTTACGCTAAAAAATTCGGAATTAAAGCCACTATTTTTATGCCGGAGAGTTATTCTATTGAAAGACAAAAACTTTTAAAACTTTACGGTGCAAACCTTATATTAACAAAAGGTTCTATAGCCGATTCCATCAATGAGGCAAAAGAGTATGCACAAAAACATAAAGCACTATATACAAACCAGTTTTCTAACCCGTTAAATGCAAAATCTCAGGAAATTACAGCATTTGAAATACTTAATCAGGTTCAAAAAATTGATTGTTTCGTTGCGGGGGTAGGAAGCGGAGGCACAATAACAGGCATAGCAAGAATATTAAAGCCTCTTGGAGTAAAAATTATTGCAGTTGAGAGTGAAAATTCCCCGGTAATATACAACAGACTAAATAATAAAAACCTGCCCGTTAAACCTCATAAAATTCAGGGTATAGGAGCAGGATTTGTAACTGATATAACCGACCTTGATTTAATAGATGACGTAATTCTCGTAAATGATGATGAAGCCGTTGAATTTACAAAACAATTACCAAGCCTTGGGGTCACAGGCGGAATTTCAACCGCCGCGAATATACTTGCATCCCAAAAACTAAACGGTAATATAGTAACAATCGCACCTGATGGAATTGAAAAATATATCAGTATCCTATAA
- a CDS encoding murein transglycosylase domain-containing protein, translating into MKFLINILLFLIFAGCSVSDYQTIAQAVVSKDPTSVLKSYANRKKNYYLTHPYALAKDINSFIKHFDLEVKKFTKAISIWKNPKKPQTKTFVKYSNSYKARAIIDFDKGYVKVETIARDYKKVLQNALVNTMLMPDDPRSVDLFSDKIKLNGKPFLAGQIYDFENKLVLYRWRANRYANWLIKNRLKSYVLNGQKIYYVTFNLAKNSENVRAKKYLPYVKENSKKFHISNTLVLAIIKTESDFNPYAVSYVPAFGLMQIVPTTAGIEGYERAYGYKKIPSKEFLFVPKNNIKIGTAYLNILFYNYLKNVKNPVSKEYCAIAAYNSGIGNVLRVFSTRRDRAYYIINSLSPKEVYERLTMRLPTDEGRRYLPKVINHKKMFIGY; encoded by the coding sequence ATGAAGTTTTTAATAAATATACTACTATTTTTGATATTTGCAGGTTGTTCTGTAAGTGATTACCAAACAATAGCTCAAGCTGTAGTTTCAAAAGATCCTACGAGTGTTTTAAAATCCTATGCTAACCGTAAAAAAAATTATTATTTAACTCATCCTTACGCACTTGCTAAAGATATAAATAGTTTTATTAAACATTTTGATTTGGAAGTTAAAAAATTTACTAAAGCTATAAGTATTTGGAAAAACCCAAAAAAACCTCAGACTAAAACGTTTGTAAAATATTCCAATTCATATAAAGCAAGGGCTATTATTGATTTTGACAAAGGTTATGTTAAAGTAGAAACAATTGCAAGAGATTATAAAAAAGTACTCCAGAACGCACTTGTAAATACTATGCTTATGCCGGATGACCCGAGAAGCGTCGATCTTTTTAGTGATAAAATAAAACTAAACGGTAAACCTTTTTTAGCCGGGCAGATTTATGATTTTGAAAATAAGCTCGTTTTATACCGTTGGAGAGCAAACAGGTATGCAAATTGGCTTATTAAAAACAGACTTAAAAGTTATGTGTTAAATGGGCAAAAGATTTATTATGTCACATTTAATCTTGCAAAAAATTCGGAAAACGTAAGAGCGAAAAAATACTTACCTTATGTAAAAGAAAACTCTAAAAAATTTCATATTTCAAATACACTTGTTTTAGCTATTATAAAAACGGAAAGTGATTTTAATCCTTATGCAGTGAGCTATGTACCTGCATTTGGACTTATGCAGATCGTTCCGACAACAGCAGGAATTGAAGGGTACGAAAGAGCTTACGGGTATAAGAAAATTCCAAGTAAAGAGTTTTTGTTTGTTCCGAAAAATAATATTAAAATCGGAACGGCTTATTTGAATATTCTTTTTTATAATTATCTGAAAAATGTTAAAAACCCTGTTTCAAAAGAATACTGCGCAATTGCGGCATACAACAGCGGAATAGGCAATGTTTTAAGGGTGTTTAGTACAAGAAGGGACAGGGCATATTATATTATCAATTCACTCTCACCCAAAGAAGTTTATGAGCGTCTGACAATGAGACTTCCTACGGATGAGGGAAGAAGATATCTTCCTAAAGTGATAAATCATAAAAAAATGTTTATAGGATACTGA
- the argJ gene encoding bifunctional glutamate N-acetyltransferase/amino-acid acetyltransferase ArgJ: MDKKFRITPIGGGVCVVDGIYAGGVNAGFKKEGFDVGFIRSDEDMKVAYLFTTNRFQAAPLKYVLRRGIKTTNFLLANSKNANAMTGEEGIKDIEEILEYLGTKIKVNNPIMSSTGVIGVRIDKDKIKKAVDKFDFNEKDSNKFAKAIMTTDSFEKEIAFEVEGEFGRFKIGGVAKGAGMINPQMATMLCFITTDADIPESEMKDILSEVNEHSFNAISVDGDTSTNDSVFLLTTGKAPYNKEAFKEALKQVMLKLATDIVRDGEGATKLVAFNVSGAKDVNEAKTAAKALTNSLLMKTAIFGEDPNWGRIASTIGASGVECDENTLTIKIGDVLVYDRGDILFTPEIEEKAHKVMKKDSFSISVDLGIGDGEFTAYGCDLSYEYVKINAEYRT; the protein is encoded by the coding sequence ATGGATAAGAAATTCAGAATTACACCAATTGGCGGCGGTGTTTGTGTGGTTGACGGAATATACGCAGGCGGAGTAAACGCAGGATTTAAAAAAGAAGGGTTTGACGTAGGGTTTATAAGAAGCGATGAAGATATGAAAGTCGCATATCTTTTTACAACGAACAGATTTCAGGCGGCACCTTTAAAATATGTATTAAGAAGAGGTATTAAAACAACAAACTTTTTGCTTGCGAATTCTAAAAACGCAAATGCAATGACAGGTGAAGAAGGTATTAAGGATATAGAAGAGATCTTGGAATATCTTGGTACAAAAATTAAGGTTAATAATCCAATAATGAGTTCAACCGGAGTTATAGGCGTAAGAATCGATAAAGACAAAATAAAAAAAGCAGTTGATAAGTTTGATTTCAACGAAAAAGATTCTAACAAATTCGCAAAAGCTATTATGACAACAGACAGCTTTGAAAAAGAGATCGCATTTGAGGTTGAAGGCGAGTTTGGAAGATTTAAAATCGGAGGTGTTGCCAAAGGTGCCGGGATGATAAACCCTCAAATGGCGACAATGCTTTGCTTTATCACAACGGATGCTGATATTCCGGAAAGTGAAATGAAAGATATTTTAAGCGAAGTAAACGAACACAGTTTTAACGCAATAAGCGTGGACGGAGACACTTCTACAAACGACAGTGTATTTTTGCTAACAACAGGCAAAGCACCATATAATAAAGAAGCGTTTAAAGAAGCTCTTAAACAGGTAATGCTAAAACTCGCCACGGATATAGTAAGAGACGGTGAGGGTGCTACAAAGCTCGTAGCGTTTAACGTAAGCGGTGCAAAAGATGTAAACGAAGCAAAAACAGCCGCAAAGGCACTGACTAATTCACTTCTTATGAAAACGGCTATTTTCGGTGAAGATCCGAATTGGGGAAGAATTGCATCCACTATCGGTGCAAGTGGTGTGGAGTGTGATGAAAACACTCTTACGATAAAAATAGGAGACGTTCTTGTATATGACAGGGGAGATATTCTTTTCACTCCGGAAATCGAAGAAAAAGCACATAAAGTTATGAAAAAAGATTCTTTTAGTATCAGTGTGGATCTTGGTATAGGGGATGGTGAATTTACGGCATATGGGTGTGATTTAAGTTACGAATATGTAAAGATAAACGCAGAATACAGAACCTGA
- a CDS encoding potassium channel family protein, producing the protein MNNDSIFEEFLKKLAKFLHWQRSPKPEVDLSSEIWGELKPFRTPVILTILIMLFGTLGYIWIDNFSLLDAIYQTGITFTTVGFGEIAPISPLGRLFTIFLIVAGFAVFSYAVGILVDVINKGRFIALLKENRMLYKIARLKNHMVICFHNDYTIELTRELRRAHIPFVVIDNREDLEEIAKKYKYPYFINADPHTTLAIKKAFLSSARGVITLSKNVTDNIAVVSSVRLYEKDLKRSPYYILSVANSDEEIEKLTRLGANEVLSPTKLIAKRMTAVTVDPDVKNILEEFVYSVDTPLDLEEITVSKKSWVAYKKLKEVHLRELFNVTVVGIKEENGKFIPIPKGDVVLKPNDVLLVIGTGKDMRKARKVIRSSVKPKEIDFI; encoded by the coding sequence ATGAATAACGACTCTATTTTTGAAGAATTTCTAAAAAAACTCGCAAAATTCCTACATTGGCAAAGAAGCCCAAAACCTGAAGTTGATCTATCTTCTGAAATATGGGGTGAATTAAAGCCTTTCAGAACACCTGTAATACTTACAATTTTAATTATGCTGTTTGGTACATTAGGGTATATTTGGATTGATAATTTTTCCCTGCTTGATGCTATATATCAAACAGGAATTACTTTTACTACTGTTGGATTTGGAGAAATCGCTCCAATATCACCTCTTGGAAGATTATTTACGATATTTTTGATTGTAGCGGGGTTTGCCGTATTTTCATATGCTGTAGGTATACTTGTTGATGTAATTAATAAAGGCCGCTTTATAGCACTGCTTAAGGAGAATAGAATGCTTTACAAAATTGCAAGGTTAAAAAACCATATGGTTATATGTTTTCACAATGACTATACTATTGAACTAACAAGGGAACTCAGACGTGCACATATTCCTTTTGTGGTAATTGACAATAGAGAAGATTTGGAAGAAATTGCTAAAAAATATAAATATCCTTATTTTATAAATGCTGATCCGCATACAACCCTTGCAATTAAAAAAGCCTTTTTAAGCAGTGCAAGAGGCGTTATAACCCTTTCGAAAAATGTTACGGATAATATTGCAGTTGTCAGTTCCGTAAGACTTTATGAAAAAGATTTAAAAAGAAGTCCTTATTATATTTTATCTGTTGCAAATTCTGATGAAGAGATTGAAAAACTAACAAGACTCGGTGCCAATGAAGTTCTTTCACCTACGAAACTGATTGCTAAAAGGATGACGGCTGTAACGGTAGATCCGGATGTTAAAAATATACTTGAAGAGTTTGTATATTCCGTTGATACGCCATTAGACTTAGAAGAGATTACTGTAAGTAAGAAATCATGGGTGGCATATAAAAAACTGAAAGAAGTTCATTTAAGAGAGCTTTTTAATGTTACAGTAGTTGGAATTAAAGAAGAAAACGGAAAATTTATACCGATACCTAAAGGTGATGTAGTATTAAAACCTAATGATGTATTGTTGGTAATAGGAACCGGTAAAGATATGCGTAAAGCCAGAAAAGTAATAAGAAGTTCGGTTAAACCTAAAGAGATAGATTTTATTTAA
- the rpmB gene encoding 50S ribosomal protein L28, with product MARKCEICGKGPQFGNRVSHSNRKTRHKFNPNIQSVRIEINGVSRKVKICTSCLRSLKKSV from the coding sequence ATGGCAAGAAAATGTGAAATTTGTGGTAAAGGTCCTCAATTCGGTAACAGAGTGAGCCACTCAAATAGAAAAACAAGACATAAATTCAATCCTAACATTCAAAGTGTTAGAATAGAAATTAACGGAGTTAGCAGAAAAGTAAAAATTTGTACAAGCTGTCTTAGAAGCTTGAAAAAATCTGTATAA
- a CDS encoding 2,3,4,5-tetrahydropyridine-2,6-carboxylate N-succinyltransferase, protein MFENLVENIQGYKKPLAFGIARVDFGQVNRDKVLQATYPIINWNENFGSAAVFIRSLFENDIEVDFNSSEFVADVTKEFVETALDLFGKDLVEEAEGDKHKNIQVLKILKEIFDDEVMDNYRICFLFEDEAPQSVEAVYLKLYALSQRKVPLRSLNLNGAFGILTNCAWVGNVPIELDYLRENEIELKLKDAYPEVEYVDKFPRFLSHVIPDDNTRILDTAKVRMGAQLAAGTTVMPGASYINFNAGTEGPVMVEGRISSSAVVKEGADVGGGASILGVLSGTNGNPITIGRNTLLGANSVTGIPLGDGCIVDAGIAVLEGTKIWISEDEFNKIKEVNPEWSAEYKEYFKGLELAGLNGVHYRFDTTKGKMVAFRSRREVKLNEELH, encoded by the coding sequence ATGTTTGAAAATCTTGTAGAAAATATACAAGGATACAAAAAGCCTTTGGCATTTGGAATTGCAAGGGTGGATTTCGGTCAAGTAAATCGTGATAAGGTCTTACAAGCTACTTATCCTATAATAAATTGGAATGAAAATTTTGGAAGTGCGGCTGTATTTATAAGAAGCCTTTTTGAGAATGATATTGAAGTGGATTTTAATTCAAGCGAATTTGTTGCAGATGTAACAAAAGAATTCGTGGAAACGGCTTTGGATCTTTTCGGAAAAGATCTTGTGGAAGAAGCAGAGGGTGATAAACATAAAAATATTCAGGTACTTAAAATATTAAAAGAAATTTTTGATGATGAGGTAATGGATAATTACAGAATCTGCTTTTTATTTGAAGATGAAGCACCACAAAGCGTTGAAGCGGTGTATTTGAAACTTTATGCATTATCACAAAGAAAAGTTCCTTTAAGAAGTTTAAATTTAAATGGAGCGTTTGGTATTCTTACAAACTGCGCGTGGGTTGGTAACGTTCCGATTGAACTTGATTACTTAAGAGAAAACGAAATTGAACTTAAATTAAAAGACGCATATCCTGAAGTGGAATATGTAGATAAATTTCCAAGATTCCTATCTCATGTTATTCCGGATGATAATACAAGAATCCTTGATACTGCAAAAGTAAGAATGGGAGCTCAGCTTGCTGCCGGAACAACCGTAATGCCTGGAGCAAGCTATATCAACTTTAATGCAGGTACTGAAGGTCCTGTAATGGTAGAAGGTAGAATTTCTTCATCTGCGGTTGTTAAAGAGGGTGCAGACGTTGGTGGAGGTGCTTCTATTCTTGGAGTACTAAGCGGGACTAATGGTAATCCTATTACTATCGGAAGAAATACATTACTTGGAGCAAACAGTGTAACTGGTATTCCTTTAGGTGACGGATGTATCGTAGATGCTGGTATAGCAGTGCTTGAAGGAACTAAAATCTGGATTAGTGAAGACGAATTTAACAAAATCAAAGAAGTAAATCCTGAATGGAGTGCTGAATATAAAGAATATTTTAAAGGTCTGGAACTTGCGGGATTAAACGGCGTTCATTACAGATTTGACACTACAAAAGGAAAAATGGTAGCATTTAGAAGCAGACGTGAAGTAAAATTAAACGAAGAGCTTCACTAA